The Athalia rosae chromosome 4, iyAthRosa1.1, whole genome shotgun sequence DNA segment aaatattcgatcaaaatctggaaacaagtctaaggtcgtgttacttcagctgcagggcgtcaaaaacccacaggacatgaaggaagtccactaattcgttaaaaattagataaaacttgagaaagagattcaggagaagagcgggaaataataaataatgatgacagagcagtagttgtatgtactttgatcttgaaaactagaatctgattacataattgaacaacaactagaagctatcaaggtattacaatttttcgactcctcaaagcagtagagtacagcagtcaattaatttaaacagagggTTAGTATTCCCATCGTTTCTGGGCCTCAAATATCTGaaaaagccggaacttgaggaactagagttcattattgactctgaaatcaatagaagcaaagaccagagtctcagcgattctgcagtcttgctagcatgatacagcatatgtttcaaatgttttaaactaacttattctgaTATTCTCGAACTTAAGAACGtaaatccgtcgaattaagcgagccacgacttaaagctacagagttaattaaatttttctgctcattacagtggaaaatttgctatcactcgatcaattcgataagcaagacattttggcgagcacagtcggatttctgggctccaaatctgagaaaaaaaatcaccctaaAACTGGCCCTGCTGGTGGGAGAAGCCGAAAATCGCCAGAAAACCTTATCTCCCGGTCGAAAATCGTCGATGATCGCCAAAAACCCTTCCCTTTCTTCCAGAAAAAGCAACAAATCGCCAAGGAACCACCCTTCCGGATCGAAAAacgccaaaaatcgtgaacaaaCCACCCTAATCTGTCAGAACCCGTCAAAAGTCCCGAAAAGACCTCGCCCTTTGTccgaaaaaagttgaaaatcgaagtttttttggttcttcgagAGTAATCTTACATACAGTACAGTACAGctgtataatcagctcaggaatccaaatctaaaagccaaaatcatctactcatgcaatcgatcgagtaatcatcagttattcgctgttcgatgcagaataattataagacatcgattggttttagtcgtagacccactttgattcgtcgcaatccatgcatgcgtcggaatattcgaatttctcggtctacaagagagctaaactggagtcaggtagccagcagctagcgttttgttgtgagacgtcaccttcggggctgagcagaggtcacgccacataacataccgcgcgcccgtggctccCTGACTCTActtgattttaattgattttaattaccCAATACTTTGATATAATTTCGTTGGAATCTATTTATACTggcaatgagaaaaaaaagctgcgggctgaaaaatttgtgtgtgggaggaaaaattcttttgtgattagacatcctagctattgttattttgaattcaatttcctAATGTAGGTATCTAATGAGCCATAACTACACCGGCTTCCCCACTCCTTTAAGCGCACAGATCAGGGGCGCATAGAGGCGCCCTGTGTAGTGAGACCAGTGAATGTGCTAAAGACAATAAATGAGTCACACGGTTAGTATCACTCAAAATGTCTACCCGTTGGTAAGTCAAATTTCAGAATGGGATCACCTGTGCTTAGTGAAGTGCGAATTAAACATTTTATCTAATTATGATTTGTTTGATGCTTGTTTAATGAAATTGTTCATTCACCTCAACAATTTTTAGGTATCCCATTTATCAAAAAGGCAATCCACAACTCAGAATATTTTTACCGAATTTTTGGCTGAAACTGGTAAAACCTGAGGTGAACCAGCCTGGATGTGTTGTTCAATTTCATTGTTCAATGGAAATGACAAAACATGACATAACCAACTACTTGACCAAGATTTACAACTTACCTGTAGTTCATGTACGAACTAGAATAGCTATGGGTGAATTTAAGAAAGAGCCCTTCAAGGGTTACATTCACAAAGACGATGATTTCAAGATCGCCTACGTTACCCTGGTAGATATCTCTgcattgtttttctcttttataggAACAGCTTATCTTAGTTATTTCAATCTTCTTACATCTTTCCATAGCCCAAGGACCACAAATTCGTATTCCCAACCTTGTTCACAAATGATATGGAAGACGATCCTCTCAAAGATGGTGAAAAATCTTTACGTGAACTAAAATCATCATTCAAGAGCTACCTAGATCGAAATAAGGAAAGACCTGGGGTACCTAATTGGTTTACAATTTGAATGAGTCAGCATTGTTCCAGTTTTATATCTCACAAAGTCCCATACTCTAAACAAAAACATGGTTAACAATCATTGATATCATTAAGTCTGGTTTGCTTCTCCATATTGATTACAGAGCCTTATTAATGgatgatgacaaaaaaaataaagtattcaGACAAGGTGAAGTGATAGTTTTCGGCATTATTTTTCCACACGAATCCTAATGATACTGAACTTGCtgattattaatttcatcacATACAGGTAATAGTGAAGCAATAGATCCACATCATGGAAGTATAGCTTCTCAAGTTCAAATGTATTCTAAGCATTGCTGGTTGTGCTAAAATCATTTGTGTAAATCTGGTAAATTCTGAAATATGCTCAAACGTCAAAGATCAAAGATTGCCAAGTTTATTGAAAACCCTACCAATccatctttttcaaaatactccaactttgaatttctttttttgatacgTCCTTCTTGCAGATGGTCACGCCTGATTCTGTAAAATTTAAGCTTGACATACGGCCAGGAGAGcgcgcggtaaaaaaaatttcaatgttcTGAAAAATTGTCTTATCACTACAATATCACAGATTCAAACAACCatgattttaatattttttttattttgcttacAATTCGAGGATAAGTCCGTACATcagaaaattgttcaaatatcCCAACAGTAAAGGTTATACCGTA contains these protein-coding regions:
- the LOC105687557 gene encoding 39S ribosomal protein L23, mitochondrial isoform X1 translates to MSHTVSITQNVYPLVSQISEWDHLCLVKYPIYQKGNPQLRIFLPNFWLKLVKPEVNQPGCVVQFHCSMEMTKHDITNYLTKIYNLPVVHVRTRIAMGEFKKEPFKGYIHKDDDFKIAYVTLPKDHKFVFPTLFTNDMEDDPLKDGEKSLRELKSSFKSYLDRNKERPGVPNWFTI
- the LOC105687557 gene encoding 39S ribosomal protein L23, mitochondrial isoform X2 gives rise to the protein MSTRWYPIYQKGNPQLRIFLPNFWLKLVKPEVNQPGCVVQFHCSMEMTKHDITNYLTKIYNLPVVHVRTRIAMGEFKKEPFKGYIHKDDDFKIAYVTLPKDHKFVFPTLFTNDMEDDPLKDGEKSLRELKSSFKSYLDRNKERPGVPNWFTI